TTGCTTGGCATAAGGAGACATCATCTGAATATCAAAATAGAAtcatagagaaaaaagaatttcagaagtgGGACTTTATTCATATGATTCaggtaagaaatatttattgttacATATTCTgagaaaggagatttttttttcagaaatacgTATGAAGAATGCCTAATATTCTacctttaggaagaaaaatgaaaatctgatttcTGATTTTACAAGTGAACGTTATCTGTCCAAATTGAGGATAAAGATGTTGATAATACTGAGAGATTCTCTGTAACATCCAAAAAGCCAGTTTTTTATACTCAAACACCTTCAGTTACTGATTGTTTTCAATGTTGgcttaattaatttttgtagGATTGGAAGTTCATAGATAGTTTGGAGGACAGTAGAGGTGACATATCCTAGCACAGCTCTAATGGTCTGGAGGGACCAATGTCCCAGAGTTTTtctgattcctttcttttcccttctgtgaTGACTTGGCTAGTGTGCATGTGACAGAAGGGGCAGGTTAGATCATTGCTTAAGTTGATAAAGTTTACTTATATCAGTCAGTCATTCAGTAGGAATTTATTTCCATGATCCCGCACTGATAGTATATTTCTTAGAAATACACTAGGGAGTTTCTTGGAAAGGGGATGACCATTCATTAGATGTTATGGGGATGGATTTATGAGAATCACTGATATTTCTGGATAGCATATGGGTGTATAGACTTTGGGTGTTGTCTAccatttgaaaatgtgtattttagaaatatcactATTAACAGTAAGAGACATCTTTCTACAGTCCACAGGTGCCGTCATCCCAAAGGAATAAACTTATAAGGAAGAAATGACTCTAACATTAGTATATCCAAGCAATTCTACATCTCTTGCTCTCCTAGCTGACAAAAGCATTTACCTGTAAGAGAGTACTTCAATTGTCCATCAAGCCTATAATGTTTCTCTGTTAGACTTGATTTCCTCCCTCCTCATATAACTGTTACaaacctccctctctctccttacaCTTCCTATAACCCCTCCACCACCACTCATTACCAGCTGATGACCTCACTTCCTACTgtagagcagaaagagaaatcatcaGATAGAATGTCATCTTTCACCCTCCAAATTTATAAACACAGCTGCTTCTGTATCCccatctctttctttcattttactacAAAACCCCCGTTTTATTAAAAACCagtccctccacttgtgctctggATCTCCTATTTCTCTCAAAATTTCCAtgcatcttccttctttcttagaaCAACTCTGCTTCCTCTGCATTACTATTctattcctctctcttcttccctgtctCTATACATTTTCCCCCTGTTATgtctttgtctcttcatttttccttataattttaatACTCTCATGACATTCTTTCAACCTAATGTTCACGGTCAACTTCAGAGAATCTCAGTATCTATTAGATCAAATTTCAGAGCATCTGTTATGGCCCACCTCCTCTTTTTAGCCATCATAGACTGTTAGCCATCTTACGGATTATGTATCTCAGTATCTATCCCTTTCATGAACAGCATGGACTGACATGATACTAAATACGGCCCTGATCTAGCATAGGCCATGTGCaactccattttatttcattcattcatgtgagAGTGGCATAGTTTAAGTTGTGTTTGCTTTATGCAATGAATTCTATCATGGGCATCTACATAGAATATTAAATTCTTGTCCAAGAGAGATGGAGATGCAATATAAGAAGTAAGTATCTGTGGGGGTAGATTCCAGGGATGCAAGCCCTTTGGGAAAATTTTCTACTGCCAATGTATAATTCTAAGTTCCACCTGTGCTGAGTGGAAAGGACTCTCCCTGCACTTCACCAGAGATGGTCCAGAGTTATTAAAAAGGGGTGGGTTGACCCCTACCACCTTGTGGCCAAGCCTGTAACCTCATGCTTTATTCAGTCCATTTTCCTAGAGAATCTGTCAACCTCAGAGCCTGCCGTATttcctgtgatttaaaaaaaagcatctctGAGCATATGGTAAAGCTAGTGCAAAGGGCTTAATTTTAAAGCAACGTTCCATGAAATGGGGTCTGTTTTTATGGTGCCAGCACCATCTTCTCCCAGAAGAACTACAATTCACAAAATATAGAGTAAGCACAGCATCAATGCCCTGTTGTGGAGTGAAGACGAAGTATCTCCAGCTATAAATGTCTCTGTTAttgaagccagaaagagaaaatttaatattatttggcTGTAATTGAGCAAATACCATAGTTTCcccttttcccaaatattttatcacattattACTTTCTTTCTACATAtaacatctttaatttttaaattcttaaaatgttttgttgaGCAAAACTCTCAACTTGAAAATCAAACTTTCTAATGAGTATCTAGCCCAAGTAACAAAGACATTGACATAAAAAAGTgtctaatttctcttttccttcattctagATGCTGTATTATGTAAAAGATATCCCAGCTACCCTGAAATTCTTCCATAGTCTCTTAGCTACCAACGCTAAGATGCTCATTATTCTTGTGTCAGGTAAATTATTTACATTCACCCTGAATTTTAAAACAGTAGTAGTGCATATGTGCATGGATATATGTGTTTGAAAGCAGCTGCtatattttgtcttcattatGAAATTCTTGACTTGGCTTTTGATTGTAGTTAATTAATTAACACAGTATTAGGGAATTCCTTCAAAACAGCTATCAATTTAGGGGGTCTAGTGGAATAAAATGTCTATTTACTCCTTTCTCTTGGGAAAACTTGTCATTGTTGtctatatataaattcttttttatataacatAGAACAAATACCActaataggaatttttttaacgagaccaaaaataacaaatatttctatttgcctcctttttgtttcttgaatgtctcttttccttctgtgatgtttattaatacataaataaaagtttgaaTATTTGGGATGCCTTCATATttgattaatttgcatttatagAGCCATTATCAATATTGTTCGTGGTAGATTTTCTCAAATAACTGCAAAAaatgttcacttgttttgttttgtgttactGTCTTATTTTCCAAAGACAGCATTTGATCATGTCATGTTGCTTCCAGTATATAACATGTTAATAAATGAAACACTGACATTGTtgagttcattaattcattacttctttcatttagcaatcTTCGTGGATTGTCTACACAGTGCTAGGCAAATTGATTCTGGATATACTACAGTCTCTATCTTCCTAAGCTTATACCAGACCCTATACTCAAAACCATATGTCACAAAATTCATCAATTCTTAAATATGAGGAATGACTTTAAGGATGGCAAACAGGGTTGTTGCTTGTAATTCTAGGTTTGAACTTGTGTCAGAGTTTTGCAAATGAGAGTTCCTGTATACAGCTTCTTCCCCAAGGAACATTTTGATATACTATTTTTATCTCtggttaattaaaaatacttatttatgtGGGAGAGTTCTGTCTTCCCAATTAGAATGGCTTATGTACACTGGATACTTCCTACTAACCTCTGTCTAAATTAAGACACTTGGGCAAAGCCATTGTACTACATTTAGGAATACAAAAGAAATCTTAGCTGTCACCAATGAGGGCAGTCTCTTCTTGATAATCTGtattaataacaaagaaaaagtgTTACGGATAGAAATAATTCATCCAGAAGTCATGCATGTTTGATTTTAGGATATATTTCATATCAATAGAAGATCCACTCTTATTTATATTTggtttattcttaaatattttcagaagttaAGTATTTCAGTGTCAGAAAGCAGTTGTCTTTGGGTATATTTCTCCCAGTAGGAAAAAGCCAGCCTAAGGTTTAGAAAGTGGCATGAGTAGTCTACAAACAACTGAGAACTAAGTAACCTTATGAATACAGTATTCTGCTGGCTATGTCATGAATTACATTAATACAATCCATGATTTATTGGCATCAAGAAATGTGCAAACCAAAACAAGCACAGTGAAATATATAGTGATACATGCAGCAAGAATGCCGAggcacttcctagctgtgtgaacttggtcTATGAGTCTTAGTTTATTCAAGGGCTATTTCTAGATAATCACAGCTACATTACATTGCCTCAATGCATATATGTGGCACATATGTACTATGTATCTATACATTCACAGGGAAATACCAAAGAGAGGGAGTAAAGACTCAAATATTAGTtagctttttcttaaaaagtattttgagtCAAAAGTTATTCAGTCAATATAGTTTGATGGTGGAGATATTTTGCTAACTTTCTCTGTATGCAGTGAACAACTCTTCATCACTGTACTCAGCGTGGGAGACAGGTATCCCAAAGAGGACAACATTATTCATAGACATTGTTCCTACACATAAGAATGCAACAAATAACAAATGCCCAACTATTAAAGGGACTCGAATGACCCCCTGCCTTTATCACATGCACTTTTCTTAGATGAGATTTGTGCAGCTACAAGAGAAATATCATACATACAAGAACCGCTTAACAAAAGGAGAAGATAAATTTAGGTATATTATTTTGGACTTTCCAATTCCCTCCTAAGGCTAAAATTTACAGCTTTATTGACTTTATCAGAAGAGTtattaaggaaagaaattaattaaatatatgtaataaaatataagccACCTTGTTCAATATAGTTTCCTTTTtagtaaagaaaatgttctacttgaaaaggtaaataaaattgtCGAATATGTTGATTTTGTCATCAGTTTAGTATAATCTGAATGTCTCCAGATTCGCCAGTCTTAGGGGATCATTCATAACTCTTGCAAATCCAGAAAAAATGATGGGATCCCTTATCTCAAGTAATTTGGGTCATCCATCTCTTGCCCCATGACTCCTGAGGATCCTGGGGGTCATGCTTACATGCTCGTGATGGTTGCCAACCACTGTTTGCTCCAAACTTCTGCTCCCAGTTCAATTTTTGATTTCCTATCTCCAAACCTTGCACGTCCTTCAGCTGCCTTTTCTAATACTGTTCTGCTTTGCTCCAAACCTAGACAGAGCCCTACTTCCTTCATTCTCCAAAGCACCATTCTTTGATTTTGGTAGATGGCAAGACGGATGGAGTAGAAGAACAGCAGGAACAGAATTCAGCACAAAATCCCACAGCCACACTTTTCCTAGCTTTTCTCCTGCTCAGTGGTGCCCTTCTCCCTTGCACCTACTCATAACTCCTCCCAGACCTCACCCATATCCTTTTAGCTCAGTACTTTCCCTAAGATATCAACTCCTCACTTTCCCCTTCTATCCATCTTGTTACTTGGAGCAGTTTAAGTCCCTTTTGCTGTACCTCTCTCACCTGAATAAACCTGTGCACCTATGAACCTGTCTTAGCCACAGTATATTTCCCCAGGATAAACTGTATTGTCCCTCAGTGTATGGAAGTGGctgcagtttccttttttaaaaaacagcagtaTTTTCTTTGTTGCATGAACAAAGTCATATGGGTCAGCTTTTAGAAAAATAGATGATGGCCAGTTTCCAACAGTGAAAACAAATTGAATCACAAGAAATTTGTAATCAGATTTGCCTTATATCCTTGTCAGTTAACATGTATATGATTGAATCTACATTTTTAATgtccattttttcatttgctgaTATCACTTCAAATCCCTGTCTGCCCAGACCAGTCTGTAGGTAGCAACCAAGTTTGAGAATGCTTGCCAGGTCAGATGAGGTGCCTGAGCAACTTCCCCCTTCACTCCTGTATAAAAACCATCGCCCTAAACTGTCTTCTCAGCCCAAACTATAATTCTTGAAACTCCCTTCTCCACATTTGCCTCATGAAAACATTCCTTAAACTTGAATATTGCCCTAAAACTTGGAACACATATAACAAAATGGTTCACACTGACTTCTGTTCTTATCAAGCCTCTTGCAGTCACTTTCTGAGTGGAATTTGCTTTCTAATTACTCAAAGTGCAGAAACCTGTTTGGGAAGAAAGCTTTGTTTCAGGGCAGTGTTGTCATCCATAGCTACACTTCAGTGCAGAAAACTGGGTGCTCATTGTAGACGATTCAGACAAGTCTAGAACTAGTTACTAAGTTAAATTTCCAGGAACACTCATCTAGTTAATACCTAGGCAGATAATGGTATGTCTGGATTGCCATCTTGCTCTAAAGGGTTATCTTAAATACACCACATAGCAAAGGCTCTTTCCTGTCGGTTTCAGTCAGGCACTGACCTATTACTGAATTGACAAGTTATTTTTCTGAATAGACTGAATTACTATTATTTGAGTACCATATGTACACTCACTTTTGCATTTATTAGTCATAAGATAATGAAATATGGGGTCAGTTTCTAGAATTATGCAGAAACCTAGGTTGGCTATATATATGGTCCATGTGTACCATGTGTACCTAGGTATTGTGTGTGTTCAGCCATATTGAAAACAGTACACAGCCTGTACTCTCAGTCCTGTGTTGCAGCACAGTATAGCTGTTGTGTAGATTTGGTCCATTCAGCTTTTCTTGAGTTTCTACAGGCGGTCACTGCTAGGCTCTGAAGGATGCAAGTGACTATTACTTTTCCTCTACTTTTGAATGGCTCCTATGTAGTAGAGGATTAAGGCATGTAAATACTTGGAGCAGTGTGCCAAGTTTCTTCTTAGAGGCATAGGAGGAGTTTAAAGAGAGCTCCTTATGCTTCTTATCTCTTCAGCACCTAGAATATACCCAATAGATGCTTGAATTgaactgaataaattattttacaataatttattctttctgcCTTATAATATTCTAAACTACTAGTTCTgaatgtgtcttaaaaaaaaagaacatgttttgGCCAAACCTTACTACATGTTGGACATAGAATCAGAGAGCATAGGACATTTTGGAGATTTGAAGATAGGTTTAGTAAATAGGAGTAAAAGACTCAATAAAGAAggtacacatgcatgcacacacactaaAGCACACGCTGGAATAGGCAGAGAAAAGCGATGAAGAGTAGGCAAATGAAACTcattaggaaaagaaagaggaatcgAAATCAGAATTAAATGACAGCATTTACTGTTAGAATACATGTTGCTTGAGGGAAGAGAggcttttctctgtgtttgtaaGTATCAGTTACAGAACTAGCccagctcagtaaatattcatttaattataaGAAGCAGAAGTTCCTGattatataaagataaaagattTGATTTGGggatgaaaaggaagagaaataaggaCAAAAGAGGTGAATTTTTGAAATGAGTGCCTCACACTACAATGATATCAGTAGCAGCATGTTTTTCTGCAAATGTAGTAGCCAGGCATTAGTTCTGAGAGTTGCTAGTTAAAAAGCAACTTTTCTGGTTAAGGCGGTTTAGCCAGAAGGAGacacttgttttttgttcttcCCTCTCCTTACCTGACTGAGGAAGGAGGCAAATCATGGtgtgttatttttaatacaatgggaaaaaaagaatctggttTATATCATGTTGGAAACAAAAGTAACACCATATGCTGTGCCCACCGAGAGCCATTATGATAATGCATCAGTTAGAAAGTGTATAATTGCTCAGCTCAGAAATGGCACCAAGTCACACAACACTGACACCAACagtgtttggttattttttttctctgtcaggttaaaaagaaaaataataatgaaaatagagCCTCTTCTCAACcactgaaaaatttattttcttgtaaagtCTTATTTGTAGGCATATTCTTAGTTGGGCAGATCACTGTCTTTgtaatgaaagattttttaatacatactcatgaccttatttttttttccattggactgaggttttgttttttctgtttcgtTCCAATTTTACCTTCTAGAGCATACCCTGCGGTTATTGCTCCCTCTTCTGAAATATTAGTAGAATGTCAATTATCTAAGctatttaatttttaccattttctgCCTTGGATAGTCCCTTTTGTTGAGTTCAGTCAGGAGACTTTAGTCCAGTCCATGGATGAGGGCCAGGGGTCTTTGAGCATCCAATAATTATATGCATAACTGTATGGGTATTTATTGTGTACTTTGCTGGAGAGTCAATTACTTCATTAGACCGTAAAAGAGGTTTGGGAACCAAACAAATCTCAAGCCTTTGAAATCTTCACTATTAATCCTGGAATATAGGTTCTTTCTTACATTGTTTTGCCAAGTCCAACTTAATTTCCTAACGCTTGAACAATGTTTATTTACTATGTGTGCCAGTCGTGGTTCttagttcctttgctttttcttgccCCAATTTTATGCATAAATTTTATTGTtatccctgttttgcagatgataaaactgaagaaaatttcATAAAGATATTCAGAGGAAAAGCCAGGCTTCGTACTTAGGCAATTGGCTTTAGAGACCCTCTTAATTACTATACTTGTATCAACTGTGCATGTGACATCCCATTATTATATGCAGGTATTAAAGGGTCCACAAATAGATGCGCATTTGTGTTGATGTATTAGTATTATAGATTTCCAAACAGCAAGTTTGCTTTTTCATAGTCTCAAGATTACAACCAGTGAAAATACATTATCAAACTAATTCCAtataatgttcatttattttgtaagtaCTTATTACCCATCTGCCATGTGCTTAGCATTGTACAACAATCCACTTATGTAACCTCATTTAATAGTTGCAGTGGCATTTGAGGTGAGTATggttatccccactttatagatgagaaaactgaggttctcAGAGACTAAATAACAAATCTCATCTTATTCATGAAGTGTCAGAAATACATTCCAACCTGTGTCTCTCCCCCTCAGGGGCTGCATCTTTTAGCTTCTACACTGGGCTGGGTTTTCAATTAAATACTTAGACATTGCTAAAACATCTTCTAAAGCTGGGGACAAATTTTGTAAGAATCAGCCTAGTTATTGGCAGTGCAAGTCAACATCTTATATGTGGAGACATGAGAGGCTACCCCattttttgtttgagaaaattattatatttactgTGCTCTTTCTATTTCAATTCTTACTCTTAGATCCTCTCCTCTGAATTCAAGAGTCACATAAATAACTGCCTTCTTCTTATCACTGCTGGACTATCCAAGAGATATCAATAGATATCTCATATTTACATTTCCAAAACTTGACACCCGATGATACATTTAAAACTGCTCCTCCCTCATTCTTCCCATTTCCAATAATGgcaattttctcttttcaggtGCTTGGGCCAAAATCATTGGGGTCACTGACTCTGTTTTCACTCACACCCAATATCCAAATTTTTGGCAGATCTCACTGgagcataatatataaaaaatccaaCCACTTCTCATCACCTCCAAAAGCTAGCTGCTCCAGTTTACCATCATCTGTCACCCAGATTATTGCCATAACCTTACTGTTCTCCTTGTTTCCACCCTTATGCCCCTATAGTGTACTTTCATCTGTGTGACCAAGtaaacttattaaaatgtaaatcaggttAAGTCACTCTAATGTTGTGTTGTCCAGTATAAAAGCCACATTTGGCTATTGAAATTGATATGTAAATGAGTTGCgatgaaataaaacttaaaaattcatttccttggtCATACTAGCCACAGTTCAAATGTTCCTTAGCCACAGAtggttagtggctaccatattggacaatgCAGATATAAAATATGTCCATCGATCCAGAAAATTCTTTCAGACAACACTACAATGGCTTCCCATCTCACCTCACATGATATGGCACCCTAgccactccccccaccactcATCCAACCTTATCTTCTTTTACTCTCCCCTTTGCTCACTGAATTCCAGTCTCACTGGTTTCCTggctagttcttttttttttaaagattttatttatttattcaacagagatagagacagccagcgagagagggaacacaagcagggggagtgggagaggaagaagcaggctcatagcagaggagcctgatgtggggctcgatcccataacgctggaatcacaccctgagccgaaggcagacgcttaaccgctgtgccacccaggcgccccttcctggCTAGTTCTTAACATGCCAGCATGCTCCTGCTTCAGGTCCTTTGTAGTTGCTCTTCTGTCTACCTAAGGTAATCTTCCCTCTGATATCTACATGGCTTGTTCTCatatctctgctcaaatgtcGCATTATTGCAGAGACTTTCTGTGACCACCCTATATAAAACAGCAACCCTTCCAACTCTTTGACCCTCCTTATTCCttgttctgatttgtttttcattagtACTTAGCACCATCTGATAtgtgatttatttacttgtgtttttaactttctctccccctgccgTGCACCCCTTAAATTAAGCTACCCAAAGGCAAGAATATTTCTTTATTGGCTGCTTTATTCTAAGCATCTAGTATGCTCCCTGGCAgagtaaggaaatgaaaagaagaataagTAAAAGCATGAACTTTGTTTTATCACACAGGAGTCAGTGGCTGGGACAAGCTGTGGAAAAAATATGGATCCCGCTTACCGCAGAATGACCTCTGTCAGTATGTCACATCTTCTGACCTCACTCAGATGCTGGATAAATTGGGGATTAAGTATGAGTGTTATGACCTTCTGTCCACCATGGACATATCTGATTGTTTTATTGACGGCAATGAAAATGGAGAACTACTTTGTGATTTTTTGACAGAAACCTGCAACTTTAATACAACAGCACCACCTGATCTCAAAGCAGAAATTATGAAAGATCTGCAAGAGTCTGAATTCAGTgtaaagaaagagggaaaggttctttttaataatagtcTGAGTTTCATAGTGGTTGAGGCATAAATATCAATCATGAAGGTgtattcaaaaattatattttgaataatgttgatcatttatttctatattaaaattataaacacatcTCAGTATAAATAGAGCATTGTCTCTTATGTATAAAATTCCAAGACATTCTCAGATTTCCATGTGTATCATATAGGATACTGTGTATTCTATAGGATACTGTTAGTCTTATCCCATTCCTTCCCCACATCAAGAGGCCACATTCAGGCTAAATACCACATAAGctagaaaaatgaaacaactaAGTTTCACTGGCTCATTGACAAGAAAATCCTTTCATTTGTTGATTATACTTGCATTTCCCAAAATACTAATAAAACGTGCTATCGGTTCTTGAAATACTACAAAGTATATACTTATTGATATTATGAAAAGgtatatgtttattaatttttccccttttgtgaAGAATTTGTGCACATTTTCTAGTAGtttctatcttctttttattgatgACTAAAAGTAAGCACcttaagaaattacaaaattatttgtcATGTGTTCCATttgcttccattttgttttctcttttatctttattgtttatcttttatcttttattttatagtattttgttttttgataaagTGAAgggttttttctattttattcagtcgaattttagggttttttcttaattcctggctttcttttttttgatttcTGCGTTTCTGACACATTTTTAAAGGCCTTCTTAAAACAAggttttagaatatttatatattttattataaaattatagtttcactttaaaaaataaatctttgatatGTTTGAAATTTACATAAGTGTAGGGTCTGGGAAGATGACAGAGTAgaaggaccctaagctcacctagTCCCATGGTAACACTCAAATCAgcataaataacagaaaatgacccaaagacagACAGAAGAAACTCCACAACTTAAAGTAGAGAAGAGGCCAATGGAAGAGGGTAGGGACAATGAATATGAGGTTGGGAGCTAAAAGGGCCCTGGCTGTCTGCAGTTAGGAGGGAGCAAGGGGCACAGAGAAGGATGAGAAACAGACTGTCACACCAGGGAGCCTGTATGGGGAAGAAGAatccccataatatttggctttgaaagcaagaggggctgaatttcatgagctgaatgggaaaaatgtgcagccaagaatactctatccagaaaGGCTAGCATTCAGAATAGAGGAGGAATAAAGAATTtctcagacaaaaactaaaggacttCATGACCACCAAACCacccctacaagaaatgttaaaagggactgctgcagatgacatgaaaaagactctaccaaaaaactactagaactgataaatgaattcagtaaagtcataggatacaaaatcaatgtatggaaatctgttgcattcctatacactaataattaagcagcagaaggaaaaattaagaaaacaattccatttataattacaccaaaaccaatcaagtacctaggaataaacctaaccaaagaggtgaaagacctataccctgaaaactataaaacatttgatgaaagaaactgaagatgacacaaagaaacagaaagacattaGATGTGCAtgaactggaagaacaaatactgctaaaatgtccatagtacccaaagcaacctacacagttaatgcaatccctatcaaaataccaacagcatttttcaaacaaCTAGGACAAACAATTccaaaacttgtatggaaccagacaagaccccaagtagccaaagcaatcttgaaaaaaaaaaaaaactggaagcatCACAGTTATGGACCTTAAGTTGTGTTACCAAGCATAGTGATCAATagagtatggtgctggcacaaaaaacagacacatagatcaatggaacagaatagaaaacccagaaatcaatCCATAAGTATaaagtcaattaattttcaacaaaggaggcaagaatatgcaatgggagtAAAGACAGTTTGTTCAACAAattgtttggaaaactggacagcaacatatgaatctggtccactttcttacaccatacacaaaactaaactcaaaatggcttaaaaacttaaatgtgattcctggagtccagagtctctcatggtattatatgctggctaactgaacataataataaataataaattattttaaaaaaaattaaaaaaataaagacacttaaCTTTCAACAACTGTGGGTTATGAGGTTTTGTAATTAAAGGAgagtcattgaaaaaaaaaaaaaaaaagaacctaaatgagacccgaaaccataaatatcctaaaacagagcacaggcagtagtttctctgacatcagctgtagcaacatttttctagatatgtctccagaagcaaggaaaataaaagcaaaaataaaccattgggactacattaaaataaaaagcttctgaacaaaAAACTGATTAGAAACAACCAACAAGATTAAAAGAcatcctactgaatgggagaagatatttgcaaatgacatatctgataaaggattagtatccaaattatataaagaacttacacaactccaCATCAAAAAaaccgaaacaaaacaaaaacccaaaacaattaaaaaatgagaagacatgaacagatatttctccaaagaagacatacagatggccaatagacatatgaaaagatgctcaacatccctcatcaagagggaaatgcaaatcaaaactacagagatacgactcacacctgtcagaatggctaaaagaaataagtgctggcaaggatgtagagaaaaaggaaccctagtGCCCtattggtgggaaagcaaactggtgtacccactgtggaagacagtatggaggttcctcaaaaagttaaaatcacAACTACactataatc
This window of the Ailuropoda melanoleuca isolate Jingjing chromosome 2, ASM200744v2, whole genome shotgun sequence genome carries:
- the HNMT gene encoding histamine N-methyltransferase, yielding GDRKSEIKILSIGGGAGEIDLQILSKVQIQYPGIHINNEVVEPSAEQIAKYKELVAKTSNLENIKFAWHKETSSEYQNRIIEKKEFQKWDFIHMIQMLYYVKDIPATLKFFHSLLATNAKMLIILVSGVSGWDKLWKKYGSRLPQNDLCQYVTSSDLTQMLDKLGIKYECYDLLSTMDISDCFIDGNENGELLCDFLTETCNFNTTAPPDLKAEIMKDLQESEFSVKKEGKVLFNNSLSFIVVEA